Proteins from a single region of Streptomyces griseiscabiei:
- a CDS encoding alpha/beta hydrolase fold domain-containing protein — MAAADPFGALTTRPSLDPELAPVEEARGAFFPALTDETLLEIRRQIAAGSPGLDSEALTVGGRVRVEERKVAGPEGEPDITVLILSPAEDRGPKGGILSLHGGGMIMGGRRDHVSHLLPHVIDGSAVVVSVEYRLAPDHPDPAPVEDCYAGLVWTAKNAAELGIDPERIMITGVSGGGGLAAGTALLARDRAFPRLSHQILICPMLDDRFQTHSSRMVDREGVWDRHSNLYAWTSVLGERRGSPDVSPYAAPARAEDLSRLPRTYIDTGSAEGFRDEILSYAGRLSEAGVSVDLHMWGGGFHGFDMSVGDAAVSRASNATREEFIRRALDA, encoded by the coding sequence ATGGCAGCGGCAGACCCCTTTGGCGCCTTGACCACCCGGCCCTCGTTGGACCCGGAGCTCGCGCCCGTCGAGGAAGCGCGGGGAGCTTTTTTCCCGGCACTGACGGACGAGACCCTGCTTGAGATCCGACGGCAGATCGCTGCAGGTTCGCCTGGGTTGGATTCAGAGGCTCTGACGGTGGGCGGAAGGGTGCGGGTGGAGGAACGCAAGGTAGCCGGGCCGGAAGGCGAGCCGGACATCACCGTGCTGATTCTCAGCCCCGCCGAGGACCGAGGCCCCAAGGGAGGCATCCTCAGCCTCCACGGCGGCGGAATGATCATGGGAGGCCGCCGGGACCACGTGAGTCATCTCCTCCCCCATGTGATCGACGGGAGTGCGGTCGTCGTGTCGGTCGAATACCGGCTGGCGCCGGATCACCCAGACCCGGCACCGGTCGAGGACTGCTACGCGGGGCTGGTGTGGACGGCGAAGAACGCGGCCGAACTCGGCATCGATCCCGAACGGATCATGATCACCGGAGTCAGTGGCGGCGGCGGCCTCGCGGCGGGGACCGCGCTGCTCGCCCGCGACCGCGCCTTCCCCAGGCTCAGCCACCAGATTCTGATCTGCCCCATGCTCGACGACCGCTTCCAGACGCACAGCAGTCGCATGGTGGACCGCGAAGGCGTATGGGACCGCCACAGCAACCTGTACGCGTGGACCTCCGTACTGGGCGAGCGGCGCGGCAGCCCGGACGTGTCGCCGTACGCCGCGCCGGCCCGCGCCGAGGACCTCAGCCGGCTGCCCCGCACCTACATCGACACCGGCTCGGCCGAGGGGTTCCGCGACGAGATCCTGAGCTACGCCGGCCGCCTGTCCGAGGCGGGCGTGAGCGTCGATCTCCACATGTGGGGCGGAGGTTTCCACGGGTTCGACATGTCGGTGGGTGACGCGGCTGTGTCGCGTGCCTCCAACGCGACCCGTGAGGAGTTCATCCGGCGGGCCCTTGACGCGTGA
- a CDS encoding alcohol dehydrogenase catalytic domain-containing protein, with amino-acid sequence MSQPTAAGDAAPATMRAVVVTRPGGLEALEIKDVPVPVRKPGWVRIKVKAFGVNESEVTTRKGESDAEVTYPRVPGIEGVGVVDEADEDSGLRPGQQVATMMGGMGRAYDGAYAQYVTVPAAQAIPFETTLTWDVVGALPEMFQTAYGSLTRGLDLKAGQTLLIRGGTSTVGLSAATIAKDLGATVLSTTRSESRSGELRAAGVDHPLVDNGTLADQVRELIPDGVDAALELVGCSVLPDTLNAVRRHGTVCFTGALAGQWTIPDFSPFMIPGGVRLTSYGGEAADLPADVFAHQLQAIAAGRLNVPVAKAYHGLEQVRDAQADLESGATPGKHVVVLDD; translated from the coding sequence ATGAGTCAACCGACAGCAGCCGGCGACGCCGCACCGGCGACGATGCGGGCCGTCGTCGTCACCCGGCCCGGCGGCCTGGAGGCACTGGAGATCAAGGACGTCCCGGTGCCCGTCCGCAAGCCCGGCTGGGTGCGGATCAAGGTGAAGGCGTTCGGCGTCAACGAATCCGAGGTCACCACCCGCAAGGGTGAGTCGGACGCGGAGGTCACCTATCCGCGGGTGCCCGGCATCGAGGGCGTCGGCGTGGTCGACGAGGCCGACGAGGACAGCGGTCTGCGGCCGGGACAGCAGGTGGCCACGATGATGGGCGGCATGGGCCGCGCCTACGACGGCGCGTACGCCCAGTACGTGACCGTCCCCGCGGCACAGGCCATCCCGTTCGAGACCACCCTGACGTGGGACGTCGTCGGCGCCCTGCCCGAGATGTTCCAGACCGCCTACGGGTCCCTGACCCGGGGTCTGGACCTCAAGGCCGGGCAGACGCTGCTGATTCGCGGCGGCACCTCCACGGTCGGGCTGAGCGCGGCCACGATCGCGAAGGACCTCGGAGCCACCGTGCTGTCCACCACCCGCAGCGAGTCGAGGTCAGGGGAACTGCGGGCCGCGGGCGTCGACCACCCCCTCGTCGACAACGGCACCCTCGCCGACCAGGTGCGCGAGCTGATCCCGGACGGCGTCGACGCCGCCCTGGAACTGGTCGGCTGCTCGGTCCTCCCCGACACCCTCAACGCCGTCCGCCGGCACGGCACGGTCTGCTTCACCGGAGCCCTGGCGGGCCAGTGGACGATCCCCGACTTCAGCCCGTTCATGATCCCGGGCGGGGTACGGCTGACGTCCTACGGCGGTGAGGCCGCCGACCTCCCGGCAGACGTCTTCGCCCACCAGCTCCAGGCCATCGCCGCCGGACGTCTCAACGTCCCGGTCGCGAAGGCGTACCACGGGCTGGAACAGGTCCGTGACGCCCAGGCCGACCTCGAGTCCGGTGCCACGCCGGGCAAGCACGTCGTCGTCCTCGACGACTGA
- a CDS encoding helix-turn-helix domain-containing protein, which yields MSTVEDFFAQHDDWPWNPPRPGRATFHYLIAVTEGELLHDVDHVTRTVTPGQWLWVRPGHAQCWHPPGAARGAFILFEPDVLRPDLARLLTPLTAHDAPAVLTPHPDDTAWLQQTALQLLDEHRALGRRPLDVHHALRRSLLESLLLRLANSPGIAPVATAGTGRADRYGRFLDALELHFRELHQAADYAELLGCSVRTLSRAARDATGKGVRELIDERRLLEARRLLGAARWDARTVAVHLGFTDPANFGRFFRDRTGLTPAAYAAREARTDA from the coding sequence GTGAGCACCGTCGAGGATTTCTTCGCCCAGCACGATGACTGGCCGTGGAATCCGCCCCGTCCGGGCCGTGCCACCTTCCACTACCTCATCGCCGTCACCGAGGGTGAGCTGCTGCACGACGTCGACCACGTCACGCGGACCGTGACCCCCGGCCAGTGGCTGTGGGTGCGTCCCGGGCACGCACAGTGCTGGCATCCGCCCGGCGCAGCCCGCGGCGCCTTCATCCTGTTCGAACCCGACGTACTGCGGCCCGACCTCGCCCGCCTCCTGACCCCGCTCACCGCGCACGATGCCCCCGCCGTGCTCACCCCGCACCCCGACGACACCGCCTGGCTCCAGCAGACGGCACTCCAACTCCTGGACGAACACCGCGCGCTGGGGCGCCGCCCCCTCGACGTGCACCATGCCCTTCGCCGCAGTCTGCTCGAATCGCTGCTGCTGCGCCTGGCTAACTCCCCGGGCATCGCCCCCGTCGCCACGGCCGGCACGGGCCGCGCCGACCGGTACGGGCGCTTCCTGGACGCGCTGGAGCTGCATTTTCGCGAACTCCACCAGGCCGCGGACTACGCCGAGTTGCTCGGCTGTTCGGTCCGAACCCTGAGCCGCGCCGCCCGGGACGCCACCGGCAAGGGGGTACGCGAACTCATCGACGAGCGGCGCCTCCTCGAAGCCCGGCGCTTGCTGGGAGCCGCCCGGTGGGACGCCCGGACCGTGGCCGTCCACCTCGGCTTCACCGACCCCGCGAACTTCGGCCGCTTCTTCCGCGACCGCACCGGCCTCACCCCGGCCGCCTACGCGGCCCGCGAAGCGAGGACCGACGCTTGA
- a CDS encoding MmcQ/YjbR family DNA-binding protein: protein MNGSALHKTAADCAEELPGSQLEHPFGPDWEVFKVRGKVFMLMTEVPGRPVVILKADPGDAHALREQYSHITPGYHMNKKHWITLESGDGVDEELVRELVTDSYRLVVAHLPKAERPVDPHTYGTGTRAAR from the coding sequence ATGAACGGATCGGCCCTGCACAAGACCGCCGCCGACTGCGCGGAGGAACTCCCCGGATCCCAGCTGGAGCATCCCTTCGGCCCCGACTGGGAGGTCTTCAAGGTACGCGGCAAGGTGTTCATGCTGATGACCGAAGTCCCCGGGCGGCCCGTCGTGATCCTCAAGGCGGACCCCGGTGATGCCCACGCACTGCGGGAGCAGTACAGCCACATCACCCCCGGCTACCACATGAACAAGAAGCACTGGATCACGCTGGAGAGCGGAGACGGCGTCGACGAGGAGCTCGTCAGGGAGCTCGTCACCGACTCCTACCGGCTCGTCGTCGCTCACTTGCCCAAGGCCGAGCGGCCTGTCGACCCGCACACCTACGGCACCGGCACGCGGGCGGCCAGGTGA